One region of Streptomyces sp. NBC_00442 genomic DNA includes:
- the cydD gene encoding thiol reductant ABC exporter subunit CydD, with product MKPIDPRLLRYARATRFFLAAVVGLGLVGAGLIVSQAMLIADIVVGAFQHGDDVAALRTPLLLLVAVAAGRGVVSWLTELAAHRASAAVKSELRGRLLERAAGLGPEWLSGQRTGSLVALATRGVDALDDYFARYLPQLGLAVVVPVAVLARIVTEDWVSAATIVVTLPLIPLFMMLIGWATQSQMDRQWRLLSRLSGHFLDVVAGLPTLKVFGRAKAQAESIRTITSDYRRATLKTLRIAFISSFALELLATISVALVAVGIGMRLVHGDLDLSTGLVILILAPEAYLPLRQVGAQYHAAAEGLSAAEEIFEVLETPLPQGGSAQVPAGPVRIEVDAVTVRHAGRTQPSLADASLVVAPGETVALTGPSGVGKSTLLNALLGFVTPQDGGRILVSGTDLATLSLARWRERIAWVPQRPHLFAGTIAENVRLARPDADDAAVRDALRDAGAHDFVAALPDGVATVLGEGGAGLSAGQRQRLALARAFLADRPVLLLDEPTAALDGETEAGIVDAVRRLAVGRTVLLVVHRPALLAVADRVVELRATEAPSCAPVQGTSRPASTPLRKTPVEPIPGPDAVTSEPVAGHNPLARVRAASRGVRGRITLALILGALALGSAVGLMATSGWLISRAAQQPPVLYLMVAVTATRAFGIGRAAFRYAERLVSHDAVLRMLAELRVAVYRRLERIAPAGLRETRRGDLLARLVADVDELQDYWLRWALPAGVAVIVSVVSAGFTAWLLPEAGAVLAAGLLLAGVVVPCVSGALARRAERHLAPARGLLATRVADLLTGTGELTVAGAIDRRAREVKDADATLTRIASRGSAATAFGAGLSALVCGVTVAVAALAGVQAVAAGRLDGVLLAVVVLVPLAAFEGVTGLPAAVQSRQRVRRSAERVYEVLDAPAPVRDPEAPSAAPATPFPLELRGIHARYVGQERDALHDFGLRLTRGKRVAVVGTSGSGKTTLAQVLLRFLDPTQGTYAVGRSDATRLDGDDVRRLVGLCAQDAHLFDSSVRENLRLARTDATDDELRGALDRARLLDWVDALPDGLDTLVGEHGARLSGGQRQRLALARALLADFPVLVLDEPAEHLDLATADALTRDLLDITEGRTSVLITHRLRGLEAVDEVLVLDEGRTVQRGAYEDLALVDGPLRHMLERERETEARQDPTFLAK from the coding sequence GTGAAACCGATCGACCCGCGCCTGCTGCGCTACGCCCGAGCCACGCGCTTCTTCCTCGCCGCGGTGGTGGGCCTCGGGCTGGTCGGGGCCGGGCTGATCGTCTCCCAGGCCATGCTCATCGCGGACATCGTCGTGGGGGCGTTCCAGCACGGTGATGATGTCGCCGCACTGAGGACGCCGCTGCTGCTCCTCGTGGCCGTCGCGGCCGGGCGCGGGGTGGTCTCCTGGCTCACGGAGCTCGCCGCCCACCGGGCGAGCGCCGCGGTCAAGTCGGAGCTGCGGGGCCGCCTCCTGGAACGGGCGGCGGGGCTCGGACCGGAGTGGCTGAGCGGTCAGCGCACGGGCTCCCTGGTGGCGCTCGCCACACGCGGTGTCGACGCGCTCGACGACTACTTCGCGCGCTATCTCCCGCAGTTGGGCCTCGCGGTCGTGGTGCCGGTGGCGGTACTGGCGCGGATCGTCACCGAGGACTGGGTGTCCGCGGCCACCATCGTCGTCACCTTGCCGCTCATCCCGTTGTTCATGATGCTCATCGGGTGGGCCACGCAGTCGCAGATGGACCGGCAGTGGCGGCTGCTGTCCCGCCTGTCGGGGCACTTCCTGGACGTGGTGGCCGGGCTGCCGACGCTCAAGGTGTTCGGCCGGGCCAAGGCGCAGGCCGAGTCGATCAGGACGATCACCTCCGACTACCGCAGGGCGACCCTGAAGACGCTGCGGATCGCCTTCATTTCCTCCTTCGCCCTCGAACTCCTCGCGACGATCTCGGTGGCGCTGGTCGCGGTGGGCATCGGTATGCGTCTGGTCCACGGCGACCTCGATCTCTCCACCGGCCTGGTGATCCTGATCCTGGCCCCGGAGGCCTACCTGCCGCTGCGTCAGGTCGGGGCGCAGTACCACGCCGCGGCCGAGGGACTCTCGGCCGCGGAGGAGATCTTCGAAGTCCTGGAGACCCCGCTGCCCCAGGGCGGGAGCGCGCAGGTGCCGGCGGGACCGGTCCGCATCGAGGTGGACGCCGTCACTGTGCGGCATGCCGGGCGTACGCAACCCTCCCTGGCGGATGCCTCCTTGGTCGTCGCGCCGGGCGAGACGGTTGCCCTGACCGGCCCGAGCGGTGTCGGCAAGTCCACGCTCCTCAACGCGCTGCTCGGCTTCGTGACGCCGCAGGACGGTGGACGGATCCTCGTGTCCGGCACCGATCTCGCGACGCTCTCCCTCGCGCGGTGGCGCGAGCGGATCGCCTGGGTGCCGCAGCGGCCGCACCTGTTCGCGGGGACGATCGCCGAGAACGTGCGTCTGGCCCGGCCCGACGCCGACGACGCGGCCGTGCGAGACGCGCTGCGCGACGCGGGCGCGCATGACTTCGTGGCCGCGTTGCCGGATGGCGTGGCCACGGTCCTGGGTGAGGGCGGCGCGGGGCTTTCGGCGGGGCAGCGTCAACGCCTCGCCCTCGCCCGCGCCTTCCTCGCCGACCGGCCGGTTCTGCTGCTCGACGAGCCGACGGCCGCGCTGGACGGCGAGACCGAGGCCGGCATCGTCGACGCGGTACGCAGGCTCGCGGTGGGCCGTACGGTCCTGCTCGTCGTGCACCGCCCGGCCCTGCTCGCCGTCGCGGACCGCGTGGTCGAGCTGCGGGCCACCGAGGCACCGTCGTGCGCCCCGGTGCAGGGGACATCCCGACCGGCATCAACTCCCCTTCGTAAGACTCCGGTTGAGCCCATCCCCGGACCGGACGCCGTCACGTCGGAGCCGGTGGCCGGCCACAACCCGTTGGCCCGGGTGCGTGCCGCATCGCGCGGAGTACGCGGCCGCATCACGCTCGCGCTGATCCTCGGTGCGTTGGCGCTGGGCTCGGCCGTCGGCCTCATGGCCACGTCCGGCTGGCTCATCTCGCGCGCCGCACAACAGCCACCGGTGCTCTATCTGATGGTGGCCGTCACCGCGACCCGAGCCTTCGGGATCGGGCGCGCCGCGTTCCGCTACGCCGAGCGTCTCGTCTCGCACGACGCCGTTCTGCGGATGCTCGCCGAGCTGCGGGTCGCGGTGTACCGGCGCCTTGAGCGCATCGCACCCGCGGGACTGCGCGAGACCCGCCGAGGGGACCTGCTCGCGCGGCTGGTCGCCGACGTGGACGAACTCCAGGACTACTGGCTGCGCTGGGCGCTTCCGGCCGGGGTCGCCGTCATCGTGTCGGTCGTGAGTGCCGGCTTCACCGCGTGGCTGCTGCCCGAGGCCGGTGCCGTGCTGGCCGCGGGCCTGCTCCTGGCGGGGGTCGTGGTGCCGTGCGTCAGCGGGGCTCTGGCCCGGCGGGCCGAGCGGCACCTGGCACCGGCACGCGGACTGCTCGCCACCCGAGTGGCCGATCTGCTCACCGGAACCGGCGAGCTGACGGTGGCGGGGGCCATCGACCGGCGCGCCCGCGAGGTGAAGGACGCCGACGCGACGCTGACCCGGATCGCCTCACGGGGTTCTGCCGCCACCGCGTTCGGCGCCGGGCTCTCCGCGCTGGTCTGCGGCGTCACCGTGGCCGTTGCCGCGCTGGCCGGGGTGCAGGCGGTCGCGGCCGGACGGCTCGACGGGGTGCTGCTCGCCGTGGTGGTGCTGGTTCCGCTCGCCGCCTTCGAGGGCGTGACGGGGCTGCCCGCCGCCGTGCAGTCGCGCCAGCGGGTCCGCCGCAGCGCCGAGCGCGTCTACGAGGTGCTCGACGCGCCCGCCCCCGTACGGGACCCGGAAGCGCCTTCCGCCGCGCCCGCCACACCGTTTCCGCTGGAGCTGCGCGGCATTCACGCGCGGTACGTCGGGCAGGAGCGGGACGCACTGCACGATTTCGGGCTGCGCCTCACCCGGGGCAAGCGGGTGGCGGTCGTCGGTACCTCGGGATCCGGCAAGACCACCCTCGCCCAAGTGCTGCTGCGCTTCCTCGACCCCACGCAGGGCACCTACGCGGTCGGCCGGAGCGACGCGACGCGCCTGGACGGCGATGACGTGCGGCGGCTCGTCGGGCTCTGCGCCCAGGACGCGCACCTGTTCGACAGCTCGGTGCGGGAGAACCTCCGGCTCGCCCGCACCGACGCCACCGACGACGAGCTGCGGGGTGCCCTGGACCGGGCCCGGCTCCTCGACTGGGTCGACGCCCTGCCCGACGGTCTCGACACCCTCGTCGGCGAACACGGCGCCCGGCTGTCCGGCGGGCAGCGCCAGCGGCTCGCCCTGGCCCGTGCCCTCCTCGCCGACTTCCCCGTGCTCGTCCTGGACGAGCCCGCGGAACACCTGGACCTCGCGACCGCGGACGCCCTCACCCGGGACCTGCTCGACATCACCGAAGGCCGCACGTCCGTGCTGATCACGCACCGGCTGCGCGGACTGGAAGCCGTAGACGAAGTGCTCGTACTCGACGAGGGAAGGACCGTGCAGCGCGGCGCGTACGAGGACCTCGCACTGGTCGACGGGCCGCTGCGGCACATGCTGGAACGAGAGCGCGAGACCGAGGCACGACAGGACCCGACTTTCCTCGCCAAATAG
- the cydB gene encoding cytochrome d ubiquinol oxidase subunit II produces MELHDVWFVLIAVLWIGYFFLEGFDFGIGILTKLLARDRTEKRVLINTIGPVWDGNEVWLLTAGGATFAAFPEWYATLFSGFYLPLLIILVCLIVRGVAFEYRAKRPEEKWQRNWEQAIFWTSLIPAFLWGVAFANIVHGVKIDAHMEYVGGFWDLLNPYAILGGLVTLSLFTFHGAVFASLKTLGDIRGRARALALKLGLVAAVLALGFLIWTQVSDGGTKSLVAMVVAVLALIGAIAAIKAGREGWSFALSGITIAAAVAMLFLTLFPNVMPSSLNDAWNLTVSNASSSPYTLKIMTWCAGVATPVVLLYQGWTYWVFRKRIGTKNIAEAH; encoded by the coding sequence ATGGAACTCCACGACGTCTGGTTCGTACTCATCGCCGTCCTGTGGATCGGCTACTTCTTCCTGGAGGGATTCGACTTCGGGATCGGCATCCTGACGAAGCTGCTGGCCAGGGACCGGACCGAGAAGCGCGTCCTGATCAACACCATCGGCCCCGTGTGGGACGGCAACGAGGTGTGGCTGCTCACGGCCGGCGGCGCGACCTTCGCCGCCTTCCCCGAGTGGTACGCGACGCTCTTCTCCGGCTTCTATCTGCCGCTGCTGATCATCCTCGTCTGCCTGATCGTCCGAGGTGTCGCCTTCGAATACCGGGCCAAGCGGCCCGAGGAGAAGTGGCAGCGCAACTGGGAGCAGGCCATCTTCTGGACCTCGCTCATCCCGGCGTTCCTCTGGGGCGTCGCGTTCGCCAACATCGTGCACGGCGTGAAGATCGACGCGCACATGGAGTACGTGGGCGGCTTCTGGGACCTGCTCAACCCGTACGCGATCCTGGGCGGGCTCGTCACGCTGTCCCTCTTCACCTTCCACGGTGCGGTCTTCGCCTCGCTCAAGACGCTCGGCGACATCCGCGGGCGGGCCCGCGCGCTGGCGCTCAAGCTGGGCCTGGTGGCGGCCGTACTCGCCCTCGGATTCCTGATCTGGACCCAGGTCTCGGACGGGGGCACGAAGAGCCTCGTTGCGATGGTCGTCGCTGTCCTCGCACTGATCGGGGCGATCGCGGCCATCAAGGCGGGGCGAGAGGGCTGGTCGTTCGCGCTGTCGGGCATCACGATCGCCGCCGCGGTGGCGATGCTCTTCCTGACGCTCTTCCCGAACGTCATGCCGTCCTCGCTGAACGACGCCTGGAACCTCACGGTCTCCAACGCCTCGTCCAGCCCGTACACCCTCAAGATCATGACGTGGTGTGCGGGGGTCGCGACCCCGGTCGTACTGCTCTACCAGGGCTGGACGTACTGGGTGTTCCGCAAGCGGATCGGCACGAAGAACATCGCCGAAGCGCACTGA
- a CDS encoding cytochrome ubiquinol oxidase subunit I, translating into MDLALAPETLARWQFGITTVYHFLFVPLTISLAALVAGLETAWVRTGKDKYLKATKFWGKLFLINIAMGVVTGIVQEFQFGMNWSDYSRFVGDIFGAPLAFEALIAFFFESTFIGLWIFGWDKLPKKIHCACIWMVSIGTILSAYFILAANSWMQHPVGFKLNKVTGRAELTDFWKVLTQDTTLVVVFHTLTAAFLTGGAFMVGVAALHLRRKKHIPVMRMSLRLGLVTLVIGGLLTAVSGDSLGKVMFKQQPMKMAAAEALWDGEKPAPFSIFAVGDVAKGHNDVEISVPGVLSFLADNNFSSYVPGINDVNKAEQQKFGPGDYRPNIPVTFWGFRWMIGFGMTSFVIGLAGLWLTRKKFMLAPGLRTGEDEVPNLVLFKNTALGTRLTKWYWFFAVWTLGFPLIANSWGWIFTEMGRQPWVVYGVLRTRDAVSPSVSQGEVLTSMIVFTLLYAVLAVVEVRLLVKYVKAGPPELTEADLNPPTKIGGDDRDPDRPMAFSY; encoded by the coding sequence GTGGACCTGGCTCTGGCGCCGGAGACCCTGGCGCGATGGCAGTTCGGCATCACCACCGTCTACCACTTCCTCTTCGTCCCCTTGACGATCTCGCTCGCCGCGCTCGTCGCCGGCCTGGAGACCGCCTGGGTGCGAACCGGCAAGGACAAGTACCTCAAGGCGACCAAGTTCTGGGGCAAGCTCTTTCTGATCAACATCGCGATGGGTGTGGTCACGGGCATTGTCCAGGAATTCCAGTTCGGCATGAACTGGTCCGACTACTCGCGCTTCGTCGGCGACATCTTCGGTGCCCCGCTCGCCTTCGAGGCGCTCATCGCCTTCTTCTTCGAGTCGACCTTCATCGGGCTGTGGATCTTCGGCTGGGACAAGCTGCCGAAGAAGATCCACTGCGCCTGCATCTGGATGGTCTCCATCGGGACCATCCTGTCCGCCTACTTCATCCTGGCGGCCAACTCCTGGATGCAGCACCCGGTCGGCTTCAAGCTCAACAAGGTCACCGGACGCGCGGAACTCACCGACTTCTGGAAGGTCCTGACCCAGGACACCACCCTGGTCGTCGTCTTCCACACCCTGACCGCGGCCTTCCTCACCGGTGGCGCGTTCATGGTCGGCGTCGCCGCCCTCCACCTGCGCCGCAAGAAGCACATCCCCGTGATGCGCATGTCGCTGCGGCTGGGCCTGGTCACCCTGGTGATCGGAGGGCTGCTCACGGCCGTCAGCGGCGACTCGCTCGGCAAGGTCATGTTCAAGCAGCAGCCGATGAAGATGGCCGCCGCCGAGGCCCTGTGGGACGGCGAGAAGCCCGCGCCGTTCTCGATCTTCGCCGTGGGTGACGTGGCCAAGGGCCACAACGACGTCGAGATCTCGGTGCCCGGCGTCCTGTCCTTCCTCGCCGACAACAACTTCTCCTCGTACGTCCCCGGCATCAACGACGTCAACAAGGCCGAGCAGCAGAAGTTCGGGCCCGGCGACTACCGGCCCAACATTCCGGTCACCTTCTGGGGCTTCCGCTGGATGATCGGCTTCGGCATGACGTCCTTCGTCATCGGCCTGGCCGGGCTCTGGCTCACCCGTAAGAAGTTCATGCTGGCTCCGGGGCTGAGGACCGGTGAGGACGAAGTGCCCAACCTGGTGCTCTTCAAGAACACGGCGCTCGGGACTCGCCTGACCAAGTGGTACTGGTTCTTCGCGGTCTGGACGCTCGGCTTCCCGCTGATCGCCAACTCGTGGGGCTGGATCTTCACCGAGATGGGCCGCCAGCCCTGGGTCGTCTACGGCGTACTGCGCACCCGGGACGCGGTCTCCCCCAGCGTCTCGCAGGGCGAGGTCCTCACGTCGATGATCGTCTTCACGCTGCTCTACGCCGTGCTCGCGGTGGTCGAGGTCAGGCTGCTCGTGAAGTACGTGAAGGCCGGCCCGCCCGAGCTCACCGAGGCCGACCTCAATCCGCCCACCAAGATCGGCGGGGACGACCGCGACCCCGACCGGCCGATGGCCTTCTCGTACTGA
- a CDS encoding cyclophilin-like fold protein, producing MENQLRIRISWPAGSLTATLEETPTSTALAGALPITSTAHTWGEEVYFDTPVSLAQEPDARQVVEPGTVAFWTDGDALALPYGPTPISRGDECRLASPCNILGRIDGDPRQLATVRSGDPIRVDAI from the coding sequence ATGGAGAACCAGCTACGGATACGCATCTCATGGCCCGCGGGCAGCCTCACCGCGACCCTTGAGGAAACCCCCACGAGCACGGCGCTCGCGGGGGCACTCCCGATCACGTCCACCGCCCACACCTGGGGCGAGGAGGTCTACTTCGACACCCCGGTCTCCCTGGCCCAGGAACCGGACGCGCGCCAAGTGGTGGAGCCGGGCACGGTGGCGTTCTGGACCGACGGCGACGCGCTCGCGCTGCCGTACGGCCCCACCCCGATCTCGCGCGGTGACGAATGCCGGCTCGCCAGCCCCTGCAACATCCTCGGCCGGATCGACGGCGACCCCCGGCAGCTCGCCACGGTCCGCTCCGGCGACCCGATCCGGGTCGACGCCATCTGA